The Candidatus Rokuibacteriota bacterium DNA segment AGCCTGCTGATGGGGGATGCCGCCCTCTTCTGGGCATCCGCGCGGCAGCTGGTACTCCCCGTCCTCACCCTCGGCCTGGCCGCCATGGCGCCCATCGCGCGCATGACGCGCGCGGCCATGCTCGGCGTGCTCGCGAGCGATTTCGTCCGGACCGCGCGGGCGAACGGGCTCGCGCCGGCGACGATCCTGTACGCCTACGCCCTGCGCAACGCGCTCCTCCCGGTCGTCACGACCCTCGGCGGCGTCTTCGCCTTCCTCCTCGGCGTCAACGTCGTCGTCGAGAAGATCTTCGCCTGGCCGGGGATCGGCTCGTACGCCCTCGAAGCCGTGATCGCATCGGACTACGCCCCCGTCCAGGGGTTCGTGCTCGCGATGGCCCTGCTCTACGTCATTCTGAACCTGCTGATCGACGTCCTCTACGGGGTCATCGACCCGCGGGTCCGGATCGAGACATGAGGCCCTTCCTTCGCCACGCGCGCTACGTCCTCACCGAAAACCCCTTGACCCTGGGCGCCTTCGCGCTGCTCCTCCTGTTCGCGGTGCTCGCCGCGTTGGGGTCCTGGATCGCCCCCTACGACCCGCTGGCGAGCGATGCCGGCCACAAGCTCGAGTCCCCATCCCGCGCCCACTGGTTCGGAACCGACCACGTGGGCCGAGACATCTTGAGCCGCGTGATCGTCGCGACCCGGCTCGACCTCGCCATCTCGCTGTCGGCGGTCGCGCTCTCCTTCGCCCTGGGGAGCGTGGCGGGCGCGTGCGCCGGCTTCTACGGCGGCTGGACGGAGCGCATCGTGTCGCGCCTGGTGGACACGATCATGGCGTTCCCGCTCTTCGTCCTCGCCATGGGGATCATCGCGGCGGTCGGGACGACGGTCGCCAACATCGTCTACGCGACCGCGATTATCAACTTCCCGTTCTACGCCCGCATGGCGCGCGCCGAGGTCAACGTGCGGCGCGAGGCTGGCTTCGTCGAAGCGGCCCGGCTCGCGGGGAACGGCTCCGCCCGCATCCTCGCCGTCCATCTCTTCCCGAACTGCCTGCCGCCCATGACGGTCCAGGCGTCGCTCAACATGGGATGGGCGATCCTCAACGCCGCCGGCCTCTCGTTCATCGGCCTCGGCGTGCGCCCGCCCACGCCGGAGTGGGGCATCATGGTCGCGGACGGCGCCGCGTTCATGGTCTCCGGGGAATGGTGGGTCTCCTTCTTCCCCGGCCTGGCGCTGATGCTCGCCGTGTTCTGCTGCAACCTGCTCGGCGACGGTGTCCGGGACCTCGTCGACCCGCGGCGCCGGACGTG contains these protein-coding regions:
- a CDS encoding ABC transporter permease, producing MRPFLRHARYVLTENPLTLGAFALLLLFAVLAALGSWIAPYDPLASDAGHKLESPSRAHWFGTDHVGRDILSRVIVATRLDLAISLSAVALSFALGSVAGACAGFYGGWTERIVSRLVDTIMAFPLFVLAMGIIAAVGTTVANIVYATAIINFPFYARMARAEVNVRREAGFVEAARLAGNGSARILAVHLFPNCLPPMTVQASLNMGWAILNAAGLSFIGLGVRPPTPEWGIMVADGAAFMVSGEWWVSFFPGLALMLAVFCCNLLGDGVRDLVDPRRRT